ttattattgaacaacaaccatgttctcaatgaacccaaaaaactcattaatatcaaagctgaatatttttggaagtagtttttagtttgtttttagttttagctattttagggggatatctgtgtgtgcaggtgactattactgtgcataattattaggcaacttaacaaaaaacaaatatatacccatttcaattatttatttttaccagtgaaaccaatataacatctcaacattcacaaatatacatttctgacattcaaaaacaaaacaaaaacaaatcagtgaccaatatagccacctttctttgcaaggacactcaaaagcctgccatccatggattctgtcagtgttttgatctgttcaccatcaacattgtgtgcagcagcaaccacagcctcccagacactgttcagagaggtgtactgttttctttccttgtaaatctcacattttatgatggaccacaggttctcaatggggttcagatcaggtgaacaaggaggccatgtcattagattttcttcttttataccctttcttgccagccacgctgtggagtacttggacgcgtgtgatggagcattgtcctgcatgaaaatcatgtttttcttgaaggatgcagacttcttcctgtaccactgcttgaagaaggtgtcttccagaaactggcagtaggactgggagttgagcttgactccatcctcaacccgaaaaggccccacaagctcatctttgatgataccagcccaaaccagtactccacctccaccttgctggcgtctgagtcggactggagctctctgccctttaccaattcagccacgggcccatccatctggcccatcaagactcactctcatttcatcagtacataaaaccttagaaaaatcagtcttgacgtttcagcttgtgtgtcttgttcagtggtggtcgtctttcagcctttcttaccttggccatgtctctgagtattgcacaccttgtgcttttgggcactccagtgatgttgcagctctgaaatatggccaaactggtggcaagtggcatcttggcagctgcacgcttgacttttctcagttcatgggcagttattttgcgccttggtttttccacacgcttcttgcgaccctgttgactattttggatgaaacgcttgattgttcgatgatcacgcttcagaagctttgcaattttaagagtgctgcatccctctgcaagatatctcactatttttgacttttctgagcctgtcaagtccttcttttgacccattttgccaaaggaaaggaagttgcctaataattatgcacacctaatatagggtgttgatgtcattagaccacaccccttctcattacagagatgcacatcacctaatatgcttaattggtagtaggctttcgagcctatacagcttggagtaagacaacatgcataaagaggatgatgtggtcaaaatactcatttgcctaataattctgcacgcagtgtatgcacTTTATGCATTGCAAATCCCCACCACAAGTCAAATCTCGTATGAATTCTGCAGAGATGTTTCCTGCAGTGAGTGGATGTGATTTCATAAAATATTCACTCTGCTACAATAATAATTGCTGTGGATTTCCTTCCCACAATTCCACGGCAGAAACTCCACAGTGTATCCTTCCTGTTTGAACATACTCTGCGTTGAATCTACTCTCCTTTTTCGTTTGGAAACTTGGATAGAAAATCTGCATTGTAGAAAAAATGCAACATGTTCATTCTTAGGCTATGTTCGGATGGAGGATTTTGTCAGCGTCGAAACAGCTGCGCTGTGCTGCGGTTTTTGCCGGGGGTTTTAATGCAGACCCGCTTTAGGTTTAACtccattgaatggagctaaacgGAGAACAGGCTCCTGCTGCATCTTTGAGAGGGGTACGTGCAGCAAAAATGGACCTGTACATTCTTGGTGCAGTCTTGAAAAGCGTGCGTCAAAAATCCTCGGCCACATCAACTGCAGTACAACCACCTATTGAAAACAATGGCAAGTGGTTCAAGTGTAGATTCAGCCCAGTGTTTGGCACTGAATCTGCGCTGAAACCCTTGTCCAAAATCCTCAGTCTGAAAAAAACCTTTGTGTGGATTCCACAGGGAAATTATAAAGGCAGCAAAATCCACATCAAAATCCACACCGTAAACCCCTTCAGACCATCTAAAAAAACCGCACAGGAAATGCATAGATTTTATTTAATGCAGATTCCACGTATAATTATTTAGTGCACTATTACaaccatgtgaacatacccaaagGCCTAAAGGTAAACCCACACATGACAGAAAATACAGCATAAAAGTCTGATGTGAATTTTGACTCGGATATGTGACAAATATTCCAGCAAAAACTGCATGTCTTGCAAGCCTTTATTTTTTCCGCAGGAATGGCTGTGAATTTCTGCAGCGAGGATCCGCAGCATAAAATCTTATCAAATTTGTTGGCACTGTACGCTGTGGATATTACATGGCCGAGCTCCGGGCAAGATGGTCGTAGTTTGAAGGAGCTCCGCACTTCACAAGCATAGCGAGGCTGATCCAACAGCCTCAGGCGATCTACACAGCCTTTTAAAACTTCCAAATCgcgaaatatagcagagttaccCACCATGGTGaagagcaggagaagcagggagCCCCTGAAGCACCTCGCCGACTTCTTCCTGGCAGCGGAGAAGGACACGCGTCAGACCTCACGCTCCTCCAGCTGCAGCAGCTCCCCCTCGGCATCTATAGAGGAGAGAGAAGATAGGAGGAATACAAAACAACTATCAAAAGCTGAAAAGACTCCAGGCAGAGACACAACCAGAACTGGTTTTAAAAACACCAAACCTGCAAGATCGATACAGAGAGCAAAAAGCTTCAATATAACTCAGCAGGAGATACTGCAAGAAGAAAAAGATGCAGCTTTCTCAGATACCTCAAAAACTAGAAGTCCAGCCAAGCAAAAACCAAGGATGGACAACAATCAAACCCCTTCATATGAGGTAGGCGCGTCCACTTCTCTATCACCCCACACCATGGGAGTATTTGCCCAGATACCCACTtctaatgacatcatcacagtaAATTTGATGAAAGAAATGCTGATGGCTTTAAAGTGCTCCATCAAAGCTGACATAGCACAAATGTGCAACGCTATTTCCACAAACCTAGATGAGTTGGGAGAGAGAGtaaatcccattgaaaacaaaaTGGTGGAATACGCAAATGCACACAATACCCTAGTAGACGCACATAACTCCCAAGAAGACGACATCACAGCCATTAAAGCAAAACTAGCAGACCTAGAAGACAGCACTAGGGGAAACAATGTCAAATTTAGGGGGATCCCTGAGACAGTGTCCCCAGGAGAATTTTCTAAATATCTACAAAAAATTATGCAGGCCCTGCTACCAGAAGCTTCACCTCTCGACCTCACTGTGGATAGAGCACACAGACTTCCAAAACCCAAAACATCCCAGAAAACAAGCCGAGAGACGTCCTTGCCCGTATTCACTTCTACCATATCAAAGAAGAAATCATGTCTGCGGCGAAAAACTCCAATCTCTACCCGATCCATACAGGCACGTTATTCTATTCACCGACCTTTCACAAGCAACTATACTGGAAAGGAAAAAATTCCATCCAATAACCTCATGCCTGAGAGAAAATAAGATACCCTACAGATGGGGCTTTCCTACTAAGTTAATCCTACAAAAAGAAGGAACAACCCACATCATCCGCAATACAAATGAAGGGCAAAAATTGCTCATACAATGGCAACTTAACAACGTAGACACAACCACtacaagaaagaagaaagaaatccCCACTATGCAAGAAGAATGGATCTCAAACCCTCAGAAGACCTGAACTTATGCAAAACGTGAAGTGAAAACTAGTCCACAATGAGTGTCCCCACGCATCTGCCAAGCATTCAGATCGTTCTCTGTTTCCCTAACACAAATAGGGATTATTTGTTCGCTTTTGTTTTCCCCTTtgtttgtgttcccttttttcttttaaatccaCCTAGATCCAAAAACCAGATCACTGTAATTGCAACCAGCAAGGGCTCACCAAAGCCAGAACCCTCGCAGATCCCCCAACACCCAGCTGAACAAAGGCTCTTCAGGAGACCAGATGTCCAACACTAAGCATTGTCACAGAAGAAAAAGAgaaactgttaggcctctttcacacgagcgtgtccagataaggtccggatgcgttgcggcaaacccgcgcgaataggtacgcaattgcagtcagttttgactgcaattgcgttccgttgttcagtttttatcgcgcgggtgcaatgcgttttgcacacgcgtgataaaaaactgaatgtggtacccagacccgaacttcttcacagaagttcaggtttgggttcaaggttgtgtagattgtattatttcccattataacatggttataagggaaaataatagcattctgaatacagaatacatagtacaatagggctggaggggttaaaaattttttttttaactcaccttaatccacttgatcgcgcagccgacatctcttctgtcttcttctttgaggaataggacctttgatgacgtcactgcgcttatcacatggttcatcacatgatcttttaccatggtgatggatcatgtgacggactatGTAATGAGCGTGTTATAAGGgatgaccatgttataagggaaaataataatgatcgggtccccatgccgatcgactcctagcaaccatgcgtgaaaattgcaccgcatccgcacttgcttgcggatgcttgcgattttcacacagccccattcacttctatggcgcctatgttgtgtgaaaaacgcacaaaatagagctagtGATGCGTGaatatcaccgctcgtgtgcttcACGCATTGCTccggcgcggaaaactcgcccgtgtgaaaggggccttagcttCAACTACACACCCAATATGACTATTAAGACTCTCTCACTAAATGTAAAGGGACTCAATCACCCATACAAACACATATCCCTTTGGAAAGAAGCAAGATCTAATGGCGTGGACATCATCTGTATTCAAGAGACACATCTGTTAGCTGATGATACTGTTAGATTTAAGCATAAACAATATCCCCACATTTTTCACTCTTGCTCATCCTCTAAAAAGGAAGGAGTCAGCATAGCTATCAGAGATACTATAGCATTTGAAGAGATTAGCACGTTTAGAGATAGTAGGGGAAGATTTCTTATTCTAGTTTGTAAATTAAACAACACTCTATACacaatatgtaatatatattgtCCTATCTCGTCCAAGAGCTCCTTTTTGAATAAAGTCATCAAAAAACTGACCAAGATTCAAAGAGGACAACCCTTCATCTTTTGTGATATAAATATTATTGCAGATCCCATTATGGACACCACTGGCTAGGGTAGGAGAACTTTTTCCACACTTCGTTCTTGGTTATTAAGCAATTATCTATATGACTCTTGGCGATAAATGCCAGCCAAAGAGACTACACCTTTTTCTTGTCCTGTCATAACACATACACTAGAATAGATTACTGCCTAACCACTAGACACTCCCTTCAACTAATACCTAATGCACAGATAGGCAAGATAACTTGGTCAGACCACGCTCCTCTTATTATCACAATAAAGGAGAAAAGTACATCCAACCCAGAATTCATTTGGCACATCAACAGTTACTTGATCACTAATAAAGATATTCAACATGCCCTGAAATTCGACATAAAGAAATATTTAACAATAAATGATAGCCCCGAAATAAATAGATTTTCACTATGGAATGCACATAAGGCATACATTAGAGGCCTTATAATAAAATATGGCACTAATTAAAAGAAAGAGAAACAGAGAAGACTAAAAGAATACATAACACATAACAATCCAACATAACAAAACCGAGAGACGAGATTTGCTTAATACTACTAGACgattatgaacattatataacgaaACTCAAACTACAATACTATAGCCAAAACAATACAGCCTCTTCCTTTAAATACAGCCTCTTCCTAAATCGCGTTAAAGATCTAAAAACTAAAACCAAAATTGCACACCTGATAAACGCAAAAAACAACAGCAAACTACTTACCCCTTAACACATTACAAACTATTTTAGTGACTATTATATAACCTCAGATAGGACCAATCCATCAAACAACCAAACTTAGTAGATATACAACACTTTCTCAACTCTTTAAAACTACCCAAAAACCTGAAGGCAAATGTGACTCCATGTTGTCTTCTCTatgatgtacagaattgttataatatctcacctacgcacttcacccccccccccccctcccccctgtgagTTAgtttcacttatctgtctcaggacagattctgagAATCTCCCAGAATTAGAACAAATGTTCTAATTCACTCAGGGTCTTTCGGCACAACAACGTAtgttcttatatgtgacgtattacatacccataaaaggTATGTTCCAATTGTATCTGTATGGGCGTCAATGTTTAtcattttatgattggtttaacgctgttgttatgcaaacttttctgttgcctatatgaggccaagcaatagcataataaaatcagagtgtttctcagtgattgcctgtgtgcgtgtctgttattgccaactgagaaacatctctcctgacgtcagtgacatcaaaccaaggtggtcgtagaggtccagaaaggtccagatCCTTTCAGTTGGGGGCTCCGTtccgggatagagaaggccatcttcgtgtccggtaagagagacatcccttttgtccactgccgggtacgagggcactggccacatctctacccgtgagtttttattatgtatccaggatacattgttaagccttaaaaataaCCACTGGGAGTTTATAATgagtacttggagtactttcatgaataaggccggcacttggagtgccacgcacggaaaaaaaatctccgggagatttgttttgtgtcagggacacatcataggatcacatgatccattccgTAAGTTGTTGTGTGTTAGGGACACACTATAGATTCTCCGGGAGaatctatttactttatctaactgtcgacagagattttttttgtaccagaagtacatgtaagagaacagtctcCGGGAGACTGACCTACCTTGGATTGATGCAtacctatatttagagtataagatacatagagtgttaagattaatctgtttgtgtgagagctattgttctggtggtaagtgtaagaacatatctccctgtaatattatcactctgtcatttgatgcattttttttactgtgggtgagggaaaatctaagtgtgagtttCCCCCTCCCAACCAGAGACTGAAGGCTGCAAAAACTGACAGCCTAAGTTCTCCTTCCTAATCTCATGTTGATTGTAAAGCAGCGCATTTTctcatggacctcagacaaaatacaagactttgagaaacatttatatgagaaggaggcagcgggatgctttgagatcaggaagatacagacccccacacatagttGCAAAAGTTTAGGAAAACCGTGAGTAGACAGCCGAGACATTTCTCAGTTGCTCTCAGCCATCTACTGCAGAAGTtgtctgtttcagcgtgatagacttgaaaaatgctttcttctctattcCGGTTGATAAGTGGACCAGACtaattttgctttttcctttgagggacgtaaactcacctggtgcaggaggatgcaccagggatatgctgattcacctgtagtgtacagcattgtcctccaagccagtttaaaacactgggacccccccccccccccagggttctGTGCTCTTGCAATACGGGGATTATTTGTtattgtgcagtatgtcagaggaggccaatgtaacagatggtttatctttgttgaaatggttctctgaatgtggacacaaggtgtcacgcaagaaaatgcaatggtgtaaaaagcaggttgaatacttgggctttgttctcacaaagggagaaaggagaatcagcacagaaagattcCAGTCTGgtagcgggcctggtcaccccacacaccaagaaagaaatgttatctttccttggtgtgataaactactgcagacaatggattcctgattgatcCTACcatgacaatgtaatgagacaagccactctggcagacatgccagatctcatcaggtggtctgaggaaatgtttaatgtatttgattatttgaaatgttcttttaatgacaagtccaggtttgggcctccctgactacaaactcacattccacatatatgctcgacaaaattgtaaaaccatggcgggtgtgctgacaTAGTTtcacggaggcaagttacgtccttgtgcttttttctcaaaggtggttctggcatccgtccaaggaatgccggcctgtctgagatctcttgcagcctgtgctgtgatggttgagcttgcaacgccactcacaatgggacatgagactatcctgtacaccacacatgatgtagtaggccttctcaaaggcatacacacacagcacatgtctgcacaaagactatctggatgggagattctactcctcagcaatccctccctccaaatcaaatacgcaacacacacctcaggtccagcacctatcttgaatgccctattaggacttaaaggacctgaggatcacttgacagaggcacatgattgtatacatgccatacaacatgagacatcaccccactctgatttacaatctgtaccagtagaaggggctcctgatgtttttgttgatggatcctgcagcagaccaaatgacaacacttatcatgcaggatatgctattgttatgctacacatattgtcctggaagccagacccatcacatacaaatctgcacaagcagcagaattaattgcactcacaagagcatgcatactacatgaaggcaagccagtcaccatttacactgacagcaggtatgcacatggagtggtctgggaccacggggtcatttggcaaaggagacGATTCATTGGAGCTGATGATAAGCACGtctcacattcacaacttgtcataaaacttttagaagccataagatttccctgacagattgcaattgtccactgcagggcgcatactggtggtaaagatcatgtgtcccaaggcaatgccctggcagacgtggaggccaagaaggctgcactgatggccccggccacattgcaaatggtgaaattagtacctccttcacttgagttaactcagatgcttgtggatctccagtcctcagctactgacgatgaaatggccaattggtgttatccaatcttgcagaagaatcctaggacaggattaatctgcaTAGAGGGGGAAacatgcataccacagcacagctcctCTCTGTTCATTGCGCATTtgagtaggacacaacagcattcaaacaacacacatgctgctagcacagaacttttatattacaggcattaaacagttagtgtcagattatgtgggaaggtgtatcacatgtttgaggaacaacccaaacaccaatgtaaccagattgattaaaaCCCTAAGTGAAATTAaggaaaaaagttgcttgtaaatctccttgtcttccacaggaaccaactcacccattccaagtgggagatctcatgctgataaagaaattaaagaaaggaaaatttgcaggagacttcacctacggaccaccgactacagtggtagccgtGACCCGCACAGCTGTACTTACAGAAGAAGCacctacttggatccacgccactaGAGTGAAACTGCtaaaggaggcaccccaaaaggaggtaataacggggacagacagtcctgacctcgaaaaaggacaaagtaaggtactaacgggagcagacagctctgacctcgaaaatggacaaagtgaggtactaacgggagcagatagctctgacctccaccaggatgcactccctcaattctggaagatggcacagacggtccacttggactgtgggattactgacgatcctaatgactctgccggaggataacaaagctgaagttgctataacgcagaaaggtggaatcactaccttcgggtacaattcctccagtactcacgtagcaacttactccttctggttatgcagcataatgaagtgcagtccttccacgagatgcggcaaccactataagaatggacataccctcagaaacaaagAAACCTCCTCAAACCCTGTATCTTAACTTTTAACAATATGAGAGCAATATCTGACGCAACATATGAGGAGGCTCTTgcagcagaaactgggttctctgatgccaaccaatggttagaatggatgaagtacagcgctgcttcagtaaataaaagtaattgttatatatgtgggacagctaagcctcacctaggtactgtgcccttaatattgccctctagtgttgaggaatgttttttgcaattattctcaaattaatctagtaaccagtctgcatgtgaagaatggaagcaaaaataccgactcctcataaaaactccccgccctggtgcaggtatacatatctatcctggtaactataccggccacagagggggagatcaaggaagatccctgggtaagttcactgaaggatactgtgcaacttacagttacagatacctccctcacacagaatcaagtatactcgattggagatgtatattggatctg
This window of the Bufo bufo chromosome 6, aBufBuf1.1, whole genome shotgun sequence genome carries:
- the LOC121005667 gene encoding uncharacterized protein LOC121005667, which produces MVKSRRSREPLKHLADFFLAAEKDTRQTSRSSSCSSSPSASIEEREDRRNTKQLSKAEKTPGRDTTRTGFKNTKPARSIQRAKSFNITQQEILQEEKDAAFSDTSKTRSPAKQKPRMDNNQTPSYEVGASTSLSPHTMGVFAQIPTSNDIITVNLMKEMLMALKCSIKADIAQMCNAISTNLDELGERVNPIENKMVEYANAHNTLVDAHNSQEDDITAIKAKLADLEDSTRGNNVKFRGIPETVSPGEFSKYLQKIMQALLPEASPLDLTVDRAHRLPKPKTSQKTSRETSLPVFTSTISKKKSCLRRKTPISTRSIQARYSIHRPFTSNYTGKEKIPSNNLMPERK